The DNA segment GTTGCACAGCTAAATGTACAACATATATGCAAAGAGAAAATCTGGTAATTTAATTGTTTGAATGTTACTCACTTGGACTCCTCAAGCTCCTCAGTGCGCTGAATAGCATCAGTTTCATACTTGCTTCTCCACTGAGCCACCTCACTGTTGGCCTTGGACATTCcacgctgcagctcagccttggcctcctgctcctcctcaaactgttccCTCAGCAGGTCACAGTCATGGCGGGCTGATTGCAGTCCATGGGCAAGAGCATTCTTGGCCTAGGATAAGAAATATGATTGAATGTGTAGAACTTTTAAATCCAATTCAACGAGGCAAGGACACACTGAGAGTTTTCGTACCTTAACCTCCTCTTCAATCTGTCTCTTCAGCTCTTCAATCTGTTGTGTGTAGGCCTGTTTGCCTCTGGTCAGCTGGGAGACAAGAGCCTCTTTCTCTTCAATTTGACGGCTGAACTCACCTTGTGAGAAAATTAAGATCGAACATTagtttcttttcagtttctgtttgatCTGTCTTAAACTGAAGATCACTGTCATTTGCATACCATTTTCTGTCAGGAGACGGGCTTTCTGTCCACCCAAGTCATTCGCTTGACgaacattttcatcattctTGGTCTTCAGTTCACTAAATTGGTCCTCAAGAGTACGGCACATCTTTTCAAGATTTCCCTTGAGAAAAaaggaacagaaaagaaacattttatttttaacacaattatgccatttattgtttttttaatgtataaaaaatgcatttaatactctactatttcatttattttgtaccTTTGCTTTGGCAACAGCCTCCATGTTGCTGGAGAGGTCATCAATCTCCATTTTGTAttcactcttttccttttcaagcTTCTGCTTGACACGCTGGAGGTTGTCGATCTGCTCTCCCAGCTCAGCAACGCTGTCAGCCTGCTTCTTGCGAAGAGCGGAAGCAGTGGCTTCATGCTGCAGAGTGGACTCCTCAAGGTCACGACGGAGCTTCTGGAACTCAGCTTCCCGCTTCTTGCTCATCTCAATCTGAGCAGCAGTGgcacctccagcctcctctaGCCTCTCACTGATCTCCTCAAGTTCCCTGGAGAGGTCAGCCCTCTGCTTCTCAACCTTGGCACGAGCAGCACGCTCAGCCtcaatctcctcctccagttcCTCAATACGGGCCTGTTTCAAGTATACgttttattgtttaataaaCATTCaatgtgaaacacaaaaacctgaaagcttgttgtgttgtatttaaagCAATATGTTGATTACCTGAAGCTCCTTGATCTTCTTCTGAAGCTGAGATCCCAGAGACTGCTCATCCTCAATCTTGCTAAGGAGTTGGCTGATTTCAAAGTCTTTCCTGTGAGAGCGACAAAGTTCATAGTAAGAGTTCATTCATGCTATTGAACATGACTAGAAACATGATGGTAATTTGTAATAGGGAGTGAAACAAAGTTTGGATACTTTTTCCCTTTCTCATCAGACTGCTGCTTGTCATTCTCAAGATCCATGACGGATTCCTGGGCCAGTTTCAGATCTCCCTCGAGCTTCCTCTTGGCTCTCTCAAGGTCCATACGCAGTTTCTTCTCTTGTTCCAGAGAACCCTCAAGCTGAACATTGAGACATTGAGATTGTGAATATTATGCTAAAGAATCTTGTTTTGTCAACCTAAGTGACTTTGTAAACTTACATCATCGACTTGCTGCTCAAGCTTTGTCTTGGCCTTGGTCAGAGTGTTGACTTTGTCTTCCTCAGCCTGCAGGTCATCAAGAGTCTGTTGATGAGCCTCCTGAAGGGCTTTCTTCTCCTTGGTCAACTTAGCAATGCTCTCATCTTGAGAGGCCATCTCCTCTGTCAGGTTCTTAACCTATGTTTGCaagtaaaatgttattaaacaCATAGTAACCATTAATTTACTTGATATgctacacattttttaatttacaaaccTTGTTCTCAGTGGcatgtttctccttctccaccttggCCAATGTAAGCTCCAAATCGTCAATATCCTTCTTGAGCTCAGAACATTCATCTTCCAGCTTTCTCTTCTTAGCAGTAAGCTCAGCATTgatttcctcttcatcctcaagTCTCTCAGTTGTTTCTTTGAGTTTGGCCTCCATCTGAATCTTGCTCTTGATAAGTCCCTCACATCTTTCCTCAGCATCTGACAGATTATCTCCTTCCTGTGTCATTGTATGAACACATCAAGTGTTAGCCCATCATTATTTCACCtacaaaacatgaacatttgcaGGTACCGTCTGCGATTTACTTACGGATGTGACTTGGAGCTGCAGATCGTTCTTCTCTTGCAGAAGAGACACCATCTTCTCCTCTAGATCCTTCTTCTTGGCCAGGGCAGTAGCCAAGTCAGTTGTCATCTTATCATAGTTTTCCTTCATCTGAGACAGCTCCTTCTCAGTTTCAGCACTCTTCAGCAGAGGCTTGATCTTGTAGTAAACCTTCATCCATGGCCAGTGTTTGACATTCATGAATGAGCGCACGTTGTACTGGATGGTGTAGATGGCTTCCCTGTGAAGGAGAAATTGTTGTCATGAGAATTTTTGCTGATTTTTCACCCCATGACTTTGTGTCCAGAATTTATTGTTTTCAAcatgcctcctctctgtcatctTCACAAACTCCTTTCTCATGACGTAAGCACGGCAGAGAGCCTGAGTCATTGTGACCAGATTTGCAAGcttttcatctctcatctccTCAAGGGTACCCAGCAGACCAGCCTTGAAGAACAcctgaataaacagaaaatataaatgaacttTCAGGTATCCTAAATTGTTAAAGACTCGCAAGGCAAAGATGCTTCATAAATGTACACATAAGATACAtgctttaaaaatatacaatttataaGTAATTTCTCCAGGTACATGGTCTAATTTTGTTCCAAATTACttcaaacatttaataaactttgaGGTACAATGCTGattatcagacaaacaaacaaaatgaataagaaaaatcAACTTCATTTGTAATTTtaccaacaataaaaaaaggaaacatggtGCTTACCTTTGTGTGTCCAAATCTGTACTGGTCATGATCAACATCAATCGATCCAAGTAGCTTTTCTGAAGCCTTCTTGTTGTCAATGAACTGGCCCTCAGGAATGACACTGGCATTCAATACCTTGTACCTTTAATACAAAAGTTATTTGACTCTGTAAGCATTTTTTGTAGTTTgtgacaacatttttaaatgtcaaaaatatatcCATTGGTACCTCTGCTTGAAGTCACCATATTGGATTCTGCTGGGGAAACCTTTTCTGCAGATTCTGATACCCTCCAGCACACCGTTACACCTCAGCTGGTGGATGACCAGGAAGTTCTCCATCAGTCCTATTTTATAAGAGATTTCATAATTACTTTTGTGAATAGTTATACTCCTCATTGAACCAGCACTGAACTGAAACCataccaacaaaaaaaaagccattcCCCAAAGAGTTAAAATCTTACCTGGAACCTTTGTCTCATTGGGAATCAGACAGCGCACAAAGTGAGGATGAGTGCTCCTCAAGTTAGTCATCAGCTTGCCCAAGTTTTCCTGTAGATACAAAagagttagttagttagtttgtgtgtaacaTAATGTGTGATGTTATTTCTTGGTTTACAATGCCAAAGCTTACCCTAAACTGTGAAGACACAGTCTGCATAGAGCCACCCTTCTTCTTGCCTCCCTTCTTTCCTATCTCTGTTGATCATTTCAAGTAGAATTGTTTTTGTGAGAAACTGaatacatacagagacaaattgCTACATTTAATAAAGAGtaatacaatattaaaatatgttttaattgaCCAGTTAATTGTGTATCATACCCTCAACAACAGGGGGATACAGGCCAACCAGCAGTTTCACTGAGGACTTCTGGTACAGCTGCACAACAGAGTCATTCAGTGGGTCCTTGTTCTTGTCCAGCCAGCCACCGATATTGTAGTCCACTGTACCAGCATAGTGCACCAGGGAGAAGTGGGCCTCAGCCTTGCCCTTTGCAGGTTTTGGCTTCTCAAATGCTTTGTTTTTGCCAAGATGCTGATCATAGAGCTTATTCTTGAAGGATGTGTCTGTAGCCTTAGGGAACATGCACTCCTCTTCAAGGATGGAGAAGATGCCCATGGGCTAGATGAAAGTGCAGAGAGATAAAGTATATCATGAAGTGACTGGTGTTTTTTAGGAGAATTACATACAATAGAATCACTAAATCGATGTTTACCCTTTCAATCAGCTCAATGCAGGCGGCCAAGTCCATACCGAAGTCAATGAACTCCCAGATAATACCCTCCTTCTTGTACTCCTCTTGCTCCAGGACGAACATGGTGTGGTTGAAGAACTGTTGCAGTTTCTCATTGGTGAAGTTGATGCACAGTTGCTCCAAGGTGTTGAACTGTGAGGGGACAAATAATCAGCCTGATTGCTCATAGACAACAGGAAAGgctttgtcatattttaataaTGAGTTGCAGTGTATGACGCTTACATCAAAGATTTCAAAGCCGGCAATATCCAGGACACCAATATAGTAGTTCCTCTGCTGCTTAGTGTCCAACATCTGGTTGATACGGATGACCATCCACAAGAACATCTTCTCATAGATGGACTTGGACAGGGCAGTCACTGAGTTACTCACCTgaagaagaatgaaaacatttttttttctgcactcTTCTCTATAGTTGTTTTGTAAAATGCTGTGCTACTGTATACCCTATATAGGTATAAAACTTGATTTTTGTGATTaatagtcaataaaaacataacacacccagtacatctcaatctctccctgtTTTCCGATGCACCAGGCGCATCCTGTGACCAGTGGTAAATACATTCATTACAAACTCCTCCTTCTCACCCATAAATCCCTCCACGCCCTAGCCCCACTATATTTAACGCTCTCTCCTCCACCCATACACTCCGCTCAGAAGGCTGCGGTCCTCGAACTCCGGATTGCTCTCCATCCCCAACACTAAACTGCAGACTTTTGCAGACAGAGCTATCTGTGTCGCAgcccccaccctctggaactctctccctgCCGAAATCCGCAACGTTACATCGCTGGACAGCttaaaaaaactactcaaacaCCCCCTGTTCACTAAGGCCTTTGGCCTCAGTTAATGCTCCACCGTGCCAttagtgctgtttatttctatccTGTTTTGTGCtaattactttttctttatatatatatatatagatgtgccattataaaaaaaatagatattcACTAGGATATTAGAAATGTATACTTTATGTTTACCTGAGGTACAGTCTGTCCCTTGGTGACAAACTCATTTCCGACCTTCACTCTGGGATAGCACAGAGCCTTCAGCATCTCAGCGGAGTTCAGACCCAACAGGTAAGCAACCTTGTCAGCATCTGAAAatggtttcattatttattatgtagtattgtatatatgtgtgttcaTGACAGAACAAAACCAGTGTGATTGAGAACTTCTGTTGTTCACTTTGATATGATATCAAATAGTCACCTTCTGTGCCATCGGGTTCAGCCTGCTCCTCACGCTGCTTCTGCTTGAACTTCATGTTACCGTGGTGGATCACAGCACCAGTAAACTTGTAGATGCCTATCTTCTCCTCAGCAGTGAAGCCCAGGATATCAATAGCATTCTGTGTTCAGAAGATTAATTTTTTACAAAGTATTTCCACTTTGGAAATATATCATACACATCAGATGTATGcaatatgttaaatattaaaacctcGATCACTCACATCAGTGGCTTCCAGCTCAACTTTGTCATCAATGCTGGCCACAGTGATCTGACCCATGCTGATCAAGGGGAAGTCGTAGGGGTTGGTTGTGATGAGTGACGCCTCTGAAGATTAAAAACGTAATGAAgattaaatacagattttcacAAAAAACAATCAGCATATGTTTAAAATCATGCAATCTGTTTACCAACTAGCTCCGGCTTGTGGTTTGTCATCATCTGGTAGAAGATGTGGTAGCCTCTCTCAGCAGGAAGCTGGTATGTCACTCTTGACTTCTCCAGCAGATCTACAAATGTTGATCATCAGTCACAACCTGGTCAGTCCTGAATTTCAGTCATCTACACTTGCTATGAGGATTTTTACTTACATGTCTCAATGTCAGCACTGGCCAGTTTGCCAGTTGTGCCGAAATGGATTCTGATGAATTTACCCTGTTTAGAAGATAGAAATTGTTGTAATCTCCCCACATAACCAATGTCTAACAATACATTTGTCTTGTAAAAATAACCCCATACTTACAAAGCGAGAAGAGTTGTCATTCCTCACAGTTTTGGCATTACCGTAGGCCTCCAGCAGGGGATTGGCTGCAATAATCTGATCCTCCAGTGACCCCTATGATCCaagttttgaaataaaatcacaaaataaccTTCTTTCTCGACATATACTCTACTTTACTTGGACTCAATGGTGTCATCATAGCATACctgatatttttttacttccttcTTCTTGTCTGCTCCTCCTGCCACTGCGATTGTGGCAAAGTACTGGATGACACGTTTCGTGTTCACAGTCTTTCCAGCACCAGATTCTCCACTGGGTATGAACACAGACTTATAAGAATTTGCTCAACATATTTGACTCTCAAAAAAAGTCAACAGATATGAACTTACGTGATCAAGACAGACTGGTTCTCCCTATCTGTGAACATAGAAACCAAATgaattaaacacatttctttcagtGAAACATCATTCTGTATACTCACAAATTCTACAATAAGGACATACCAGTGAGCATGTTCTGATAAGCGTTGTCAGAGACGGAGAAGATGTGGGGTGGAGCCTCCATACGCTTCTTGCCTCTATAGGCATTTACAACTTCAGAATCGTACACTGGGAGCCATTTGTAAGGGTTAACAGTGGCACAGAACAACCCAGAGTAGGTCTGAAAGTGAACATAGAGATAAACAGTTAACTCcttgtttagtttttgattTCAATATAACTTATTGCACTTTTAAGATAGTCTTACGTAGATCATCCATGCTGCATAACGCTCTTTGAGGTTATACAGGACAGAGGCTTCATTGAGATGGGTCATCATGGCCATGTCCTCAATTTTGTCGTACTTGGGAGGGTTCATTGGAGAGACGTCATCTTCTTTAACTGTCTTCTCCTGCAACAGGACATTGGTTACAATTACAACTGAGAACACATACTTTACTTTCAGTTGAGTCTTACTTTATGATACAAACCTCCTGAGTGTCCAAGACTTTGACGGTGACTTTGGCACCATCTTTCTTGATGATTGTTCCCTTCAAGTACAGCTCTTTGACATCAGCCACATAGCAGGCGGCCTTGGCATCAAAAGGTGCGGTTTGAGCCTcaagtctctccctctctggcttACGCAGGTAAATAGCAGCCTTGCCATAAATGGCCATTTCTGCGTCCGTACTCATGGTGGCGGCTTATGTCTGTGTAgaatgtcaaaaaacaaaaatcttaaaCTGATGCCTGACTCTTAATGTGATTTAACACTGACTAAGTGCATCCATACTCATTGAAGATTGTACTTTCATCATTACAAATGGCCTTGGCAGCCTCTCTGTTAGAGCTGCTACCTTAAGTTCATGTAACTGACCAAAAAACTGAGTTAAACTATTTAATTTACTTCAGGACCTGCAAGTGAacataggcaactggacttgcttgagGTTCTTGAAGGGTTAGTTTCACCTCTCACCAACATTCTTATTAAGTTTAGAAATGAAGAAGCCTCTTGAATGAGAGGTGAAACTTCTTCAAACAACTCAAGCATGTCCAGTTGCCTATGGACACTTGTGTGCGACTTTTGAAGATACCATGACTGAGAGTCTTCACAGACACTTAATAACATATCTCTATTTGATTTTGTCCATTACAAGTGACATGACTTGAAGTAGTTGTGATTAGAGTCAAACTAATCCTAGTTTTGACAAAACTATACAGTTAAATTCAATGTTTCAGACAAAATggacaacaataaaaaagtggTTCATACCTGACCCTTTCTATGTCAAACGtcttttatatttcacaatCCTGTGGAAatcataaaacatatttttagtcTTCTATGAAAGTTCATGAATGTTTATCTAAGATTTGTTGATATTGTTGTTTGACTAGTATCAAAGAAATTTCTCATATCTttataatatacaataaatgCTCTAAAGCAGATTGACGATAAACCTACCTCAAGCAGGAGTCTTCAGGGGTCCTCTACCACACACTGCTAGGTTTGATTCCACTCCTTATATTGGTTTCATATTGCGAATGATGCCAAAGTTATAAGGGGGAGATTTCCAAATGTGGTGTTAATAACAGGTACAGCTGTAGTCCTAATTAATACATCTAATATTTTATATGTCAGGGAGGCCAATTCATCTTTTATGAGGCATCTACAGCTTGCCCATATCAGTGTTGCTGCCTTGGCCATGAGTTACATTGTATCAACATTAAAATGCCCTTCAGTACCATTTGTCAGTTGTCATACAGATATGCTTTGGTTTTAATATGCACATGGGCTTCATAGTGGCTTGTTTTTCAGTCATGCTTGACGCTACACTACAAATAATGAAACTTTCAATTAATCTCCAATGAacattttgatgtatttgtgtttttttcatcactCCTCTTATACATCCTGGTTTACAACAGCTGTTGTTGTCCTCTGCGAATTAATACACAATGTTTTGTGCTCACTCAagctttttatatttgatttgttaaagtgaaaaaaggtTTGATTCAGAAGTCCATCATAGTCATTGGCATCAGCAGCTGTTCAAACATGTTGCACCCCGTACCAGACTATTTGTGTGtgactttaatttaatttgattcccTTTAAACGGGTTATGGACAAAATAGTGTATTTTCCTTATTATAGTTGGATTTTAgtggaatgtttttttcagacTCAACAAGTAATGACCTAAAAACACATATACCTTATAGTAACAACTTTTCAATTCatcttttaatgatttattatttggaAAATTTGTTGAAGTTGAAATAAATACCTATTTTTTGTCATTGTggattaaatatatttagatgcaaaaatattgaattaattaaaaataatattttccttATAAACATGCGATATATCAGTACTCTATGTTTGGAATATTGTGGTCTGATGCATTAGACtagatcatttcatttcacaaaacatGAGCTCAATAAGTCGTCTACCACTCTCACAGACCTGGATTGGAATGCTTGCATCGAATGTGTTATGCTTACAAAGCAGAAGTTAAAAAGGGACACATGCCAAATATGGTAACGGCGACAGCTGATGGTTACATGAGTTTCACATTTGTTGCTGGTGCAGCCATCCTACGTCTCAGGTTCCCATCAGTAAAGGAAGATGTTGAGTTTGCAACCGTACTCAAAATAGTTTGTTAAATTTTTGGTATTCTGACGACATTTAACAGTTTGgctcttttgtttattttttcattaaatagTTATTtcaataatgaataaatgagttTGAATAGAGTAATTCTAAATAAAAGTTATATGAAATAACTGTggttaacaaaataaataaaacaaatttaagaTAGTATTAATATCAACAATAAATTTGAAACATCTtcacaatgaataaataattaaaattatatttctaGTACTTTTGATTAAGTGTAAAAGATATGTTTGTGATATTCACACTCATATGTCAAGCTATTAACACCTTAACTGACTCTGCAGACATAGCAGAGTTCATTTTTGGCTCATGCACATAAGTGGACAGTGAAGGTCACTTCACTGCACTGCTCTGCAGTTGCAAAACACTCGTCTATCATCCAATAAAGTCACATAAAGCTGTAATTTGGAATGTGAAGTCTTCTGTGACAAATTGTTctatgttattgttttaaaggCTGGTCAAGGCACTTTATAACAGCTGTTAAGAGCGGTTGAGGCAGTGTCATATATCATTAGCTCCTTTATCAGGAGAGATTGTTCAGATGATAGATCATGTTTGGCTTTATATGAAGGTTGTTATATTATATGAACTGACAAGTTTGCCTTCTGCCTATGTATTTCATATTAATACAACTTGATTGAATATATTGTTATTAGTTGTATTGTGATTTAGTCTTGCAGCTGAATGCTTTTCGATCAGAGCCAAATATGTTTCCAACGTGTGATTCTGAGATACTagagtttgttttgttgttaacCCTAGTTTGTTTCCATAAACCTCTTCTGGCCATTCGGTGctatgaaaaacattttggcTACCCATAACACCTTCACCTCAAAtgttaaacattgttttatagtttttagtTCCCgtttaaaatttgaatttaacatttCATAACAGTATTATCTAATTGTGTTATGAAACAATTGAATTGATGTTTCACTTACCAAAATAGTCTAGATCAATTAAGGATTGGAAAAaaatttcatttgtttccatttcGACATTACAAACAATTCAAATCTCAAATgagctatttttttttaagcaaagacatgaaagacagcAAGTTTAGGAGAAACAGTTTATTCTTTATTGTGTCAGCATTTTATCATATTATATGATTCAACAAAGCAAAATCCTCAGTGTGCTTTACTCAGCGGCTTCTTTTCCCTGTAAAACAGATAAATGGTTGGTGTTAGGTAGAGTTTTAatgaatataatacaaaataaacataatttataaTCTAATCTATCTGCGATTATAAATTAACATATAAAGTAAAGGAATGATGACAgaatttttgttcttttgttacACCAGACCGACAGATATGTACCTTTCCAGAGTCACAGGTCTTGGCTCTCATCTTGTTGACCTGGGACTCTGCAATGTCAGCAcgctcctcagcctcctccagctcatgCTGGACCTTCCTGCACTTGGACAGGTGGACATTGGCCTGCTCCTCCTGGAAGACAGTACAGGGCAAATGGTTAAATGACCAGCAGATATACTGCACATGAGATATGATGTCGTATTGAGTTGTCATTGTTTAAAAATTAATGTTTTGCCCTTACCACTTCCTCAGAATGTCTCTTGTACGCCTTCACCTTGAGCTGCAACTTGTCAACCAGATCCTGCAGCCTGGAAACGTTTTTcttgtcctcctcagtctgTAATTGAAAATACATAGATTTGCATGTTTTAAAGGGAAgtatattattacatttgctTGATTTGTACAATACACATTAAATGTCAAAGTGACTCTACCTGGTAGGTGAgctccttcactctcctctcgTACTTGCGGACACCCTTAACAGCATCTACTCCACGTCTCTGCTCAGCGTCAATCTCTGACTCAAGCTCGCACAccttttgaaaaaaagacaaatgcatGCACAGTTTAAGTAAAaagtgttttgatgtttttttaaaactttgtttatatgtgtatgATTCTAACATGATTCTCTTACCCTAGACTCCAGTTTCTGGAGCTGCTTCTTGCCACCCTTCATGGCCAGGTTCTCAGCCTCATCCAGGCGGTGCTGCAGGTCCTTAACAGCAACCTCCAggttcttcttcatcctctccaggTGAGAGCTAGTAtcctgctccttcttcagctcctcagcCATCATTACAGCCTGGAAAACACAATATTTGGtttagaaatgtcaaaaaaacggGAAGTAGAAAGTATTGATAATAAGTAAAAACTTGAGCGTACATCAGTGATGGCTTTCTTAGCCTTATCCTCTGCATTCCTTGCTTCCTGAACAGTGTCATCAACTTCACTCTGGACCTGAACCAGGTCAGTTTCAAGCTTCTTCTTGGTGTTCAGAAGGCTTGTGTTCTAAAGTATGAAAAAATTAATTGACTTGAGTAATCaacatttcatgttgtttaacGTTTC comes from the Hippoglossus hippoglossus isolate fHipHip1 chromosome 6, fHipHip1.pri, whole genome shotgun sequence genome and includes:
- the LOC117763392 gene encoding myosin heavy chain, fast skeletal muscle-like gives rise to the protein MSTDAEMAIYGKAAIYLRKPERERLEAQTAPFDAKAACYVADVKELYLKGTIIKKDGAKVTVKVLDTQEEKTVKEDDVSPMNPPKYDKIEDMAMMTHLNEASVLYNLKERYAAWMIYTYSGLFCATVNPYKWLPVYDSEVVNAYRGKKRMEAPPHIFSVSDNAYQNMLTDRENQSVLITGESGAGKTVNTKRVIQYFATIAVAGGADKKKEVKKYQGSLEDQIIAANPLLEAYGNAKTVRNDNSSRFGKFIRIHFGTTGKLASADIETYLLEKSRVTYQLPAERGYHIFYQMMTNHKPELVEASLITTNPYDFPLISMGQITVASIDDKVELEATDNAIDILGFTAEEKIGIYKFTGAVIHHGNMKFKQKQREEQAEPDGTEDADKVAYLLGLNSAEMLKALCYPRVKVGNEFVTKGQTVPQVSNSVTALSKSIYEKMFLWMVIRINQMLDTKQQRNYYIGVLDIAGFEIFDFNTLEQLCINFTNEKLQQFFNHTMFVLEQEEYKKEGIIWEFIDFGMDLAACIELIERPMGIFSILEEECMFPKATDTSFKNKLYDQHLGKNKAFEKPKPAKGKAEAHFSLVHYAGTVDYNIGGWLDKNKDPLNDSVVQLYQKSSVKLLVGLYPPVVEEIGKKGGKKKGGSMQTVSSQFRENLGKLMTNLRSTHPHFVRCLIPNETKVPGLMENFLVIHQLRCNGVLEGIRICRKGFPSRIQYGDFKQRYKVLNASVIPEGQFIDNKKASEKLLGSIDVDHDQYRFGHTKVFFKAGLLGTLEEMRDEKLANLVTMTQALCRAYVMRKEFVKMTERREAIYTIQYNVRSFMNVKHWPWMKVYYKIKPLLKSAETEKELSQMKENYDKMTTDLATALAKKKDLEEKMVSLLQEKNDLQLQVTSEGDNLSDAEERCEGLIKSKIQMEAKLKETTERLEDEEEINAELTAKKRKLEDECSELKKDIDDLELTLAKVEKEKHATENKVKNLTEEMASQDESIAKLTKEKKALQEAHQQTLDDLQAEEDKVNTLTKAKTKLEQQVDDLEGSLEQEKKLRMDLERAKRKLEGDLKLAQESVMDLENDKQQSDEKGKKKDFEISQLLSKIEDEQSLGSQLQKKIKELQARIEELEEEIEAERAARAKVEKQRADLSRELEEISERLEEAGGATAAQIEMSKKREAEFQKLRRDLEESTLQHEATASALRKKQADSVAELGEQIDNLQRVKQKLEKEKSEYKMEIDDLSSNMEAVAKAKGNLEKMCRTLEDQFSELKTKNDENVRQANDLGGQKARLLTENGEFSRQIEEKEALVSQLTRGKQAYTQQIEELKRQIEEEVKAKNALAHGLQSARHDCDLLREQFEEEQEAKAELQRGMSKANSEVAQWRSKYETDAIQRTEELEESKKKLAQRLQEAEEQIEAVNSKCASLEKTKQRLQSEVEDLMIDVERANGLAANLDKKQRNFDKVLADWKQKYEEGQSELEGSLKEARSLGTELFKMKNSYEESLDHLETMKRENKNLQQEISDLTEQIGETGKSIHELEKSKKQVETEKSEIQTALEEAEGTLEHEESKILRVQLELNQIKGEVDRKLAEKDEEMEQIKRNSQRVIDSMQSTLDSEVRSRNDALRIKKKMEGDLNEMEIQLSHANRQASESQKQLRNVQSQLKDAQLHLDDAVRAQEDLKEQAAMVDRRNGLMVAEIEELRAALEQTERGRKVAEQELVDASERVGLLHSQNTSLLNTKKKLESDLVQVQSEVDDTVQEARNAEDKAKKAITDAAMMAEELKKEQDTSSHLERMKKNLEVAVKDLQHRLDEAENLAMKGGKKQLQKLESRVRELESEIEAEQRRGVDAVKGVRKYERRVKELTYQTEEDKKNVSRLQDLVDKLQLKVKAYKRHSEEAEEQANVHLSKCRKVQHELEEAEERADIAESQVNKLRAKTRDSGKGKEVAE